One genomic segment of Candidatus Neomarinimicrobiota bacterium includes these proteins:
- a CDS encoding NAD(P)-dependent glycerol-3-phosphate dehydrogenase: MHIGVIGTGSWGTALGLHLYDLGHHLSYWEHDKERVLRILKTRINDLIPYREFPPDVRISGNLSDVVSQKDILIFAVPSHAMRQVSREVNQAFKGSNPLILNISKGIESDTLLRMSEVIREEIRFPYRGIVTVSGPSHAEEVIKNQPTVLVAASDKEDISKEIQLLLMGDRLRVYRTDDIVGVELGGALKNVVAIAAGISDGVGFGDNAKAALIVRGAYEIMKLGLAMGARPETFSGLTGMGDLIVTCISRHSRNRYVGEELGKGKTLEDILKSMKMVAEGVLTTKSVIKLSEKYGVDMPVTQAVHQVMFHNADPLKIVNELMNRDPKTESFILEI; this comes from the coding sequence ATGCATATCGGCGTTATAGGGACAGGTTCGTGGGGAACGGCTTTAGGTCTTCATCTCTACGATCTGGGTCATCATCTTTCTTATTGGGAACATGATAAAGAGCGGGTCCTGAGAATTCTGAAGACCCGGATCAATGATCTGATACCTTACCGGGAATTTCCCCCGGATGTCAGGATCAGCGGGAATCTCAGTGATGTGGTTTCCCAAAAAGATATCCTCATATTTGCTGTTCCCTCTCATGCCATGAGACAGGTCAGCCGGGAGGTAAATCAGGCTTTCAAAGGGTCTAATCCTCTCATTCTGAATATATCGAAAGGCATTGAATCGGATACGCTGTTGAGGATGAGTGAAGTCATTCGTGAAGAAATTCGTTTCCCCTACCGGGGCATTGTTACTGTTTCAGGTCCCAGCCATGCCGAAGAGGTCATAAAAAACCAACCGACTGTACTTGTTGCCGCATCAGATAAAGAGGATATATCCAAAGAGATACAGCTTTTACTTATGGGAGACCGGCTCAGGGTATACCGGACTGATGATATTGTGGGAGTGGAGCTGGGGGGAGCCCTGAAGAATGTCGTCGCCATAGCCGCCGGAATCAGCGACGGTGTGGGATTTGGCGACAATGCCAAAGCTGCGCTTATTGTCAGGGGTGCTTACGAAATCATGAAGCTGGGACTCGCCATGGGTGCCAGGCCGGAAACATTTTCCGGATTGACCGGCATGGGAGATCTGATTGTGACCTGTATCAGCAGGCACAGCAGAAACCGGTATGTTGGTGAAGAACTGGGAAAGGGAAAGACGCTTGAAGACATATTAAAATCCATGAAAATGGTTGCCGAAGGGGTTCTTACAACCAAATCAGTTATAAAGCTGTCCGAAAAATACGGAGTGGATATGCCTGTAACGCAAGCCGTCCATCAGGTCATGTTTCACAATGCCGATCCTTTGAAAATTGTCAACGAATTAATGAACAGGGATCCCAAAACCGAGTCTTTTATCCTGGAAATATAG
- a CDS encoding long-chain fatty acid--CoA ligase, giving the protein MEKRTIAAEFIRSTDQWKNKVAYAYKHHGKWVDVSYGEVRKRAENIARALWSMGLRRGDHIAILSENRPEWSITDYAVISPGMVTVTVYPTLLPSHIQYILKNSDTKAIFVSNRNQAEKIIGIKKDLPELQFMVVFDWDRSLDEPWIYDYAKMEAPEHGVNTDSPFHFAEESLKTRSDEIMTIIYTSGTTGNPKGVMLSHGNLWWNAISSIETLKPDPDEVFLSFLPLSHSLERTTGNIIPMMIGGKVYFATNISTVAQEIREVKPTIAISVPRLFEKMYVAIQNETRKFSGVKKQIFKQAIKTGKMVSRKYKQYGKEPRGIHRVQYAMADMLVFKKLRSYTGGRIKFFISGGAPLLEEIGEFFDAVGILILQGYGLTEASPVTHTNRRDRYKFSTVGKPIHNVEHTLTEEGEILVKGPNVMQGYYKDPRATAEMIDEEGWLHTGDIGEIDLDGYLKITDRIKNIIVTSGGKNIAPSILETELMKSAYIEQIVIIGDKRNYLTALIVPKYDQMEALAQEYNIHYDSYRELINHYKIVNTVHEDVQRIQQKFARYEQIKKIALLPEPFSIEKGEVTPSRKIKRNVVENHYREIIDTLYH; this is encoded by the coding sequence ATGGAAAAAAGAACAATTGCGGCTGAATTTATTCGATCTACGGATCAGTGGAAAAATAAAGTGGCGTATGCTTATAAACACCATGGGAAATGGGTGGATGTCAGTTACGGTGAAGTACGGAAAAGAGCGGAGAATATTGCCCGTGCTCTGTGGAGTATGGGACTCCGGCGTGGTGATCATATCGCAATCCTGTCGGAAAACCGTCCCGAATGGTCTATCACAGATTACGCCGTAATCTCTCCGGGTATGGTTACCGTAACGGTGTATCCCACCCTTTTGCCCTCGCATATACAATATATCCTGAAAAATTCCGATACAAAGGCAATTTTTGTCTCAAATCGTAATCAGGCGGAAAAAATCATCGGGATTAAAAAGGATCTCCCTGAGCTGCAGTTTATGGTGGTTTTTGATTGGGACAGGAGTCTTGATGAACCATGGATTTATGATTACGCGAAAATGGAAGCTCCCGAACATGGTGTTAACACCGATTCTCCCTTTCATTTTGCCGAGGAAAGCCTGAAAACCCGGTCGGATGAGATCATGACCATTATCTATACGTCCGGTACAACAGGTAATCCCAAAGGCGTGATGCTGAGTCATGGAAATTTGTGGTGGAATGCTATTTCCAGCATTGAAACCCTGAAACCTGATCCGGATGAGGTTTTTCTTTCCTTTTTACCCTTGTCCCATTCACTGGAACGAACGACCGGCAATATTATCCCCATGATGATAGGAGGTAAGGTTTATTTTGCTACGAATATCTCTACGGTTGCCCAGGAAATCCGTGAAGTAAAACCCACCATTGCCATCTCTGTTCCCCGTCTGTTTGAAAAAATGTATGTCGCAATTCAAAATGAAACCCGAAAATTCTCCGGTGTAAAAAAGCAAATTTTCAAACAGGCTATAAAAACAGGCAAAATGGTCAGCCGCAAATATAAACAATACGGAAAAGAACCCAGGGGTATTCATCGGGTTCAATATGCCATGGCGGATATGTTGGTTTTTAAGAAATTGAGATCTTACACCGGCGGACGGATCAAGTTTTTCATTTCTGGAGGTGCCCCGCTCCTGGAAGAAATCGGTGAATTTTTTGATGCTGTGGGGATTCTGATCCTCCAGGGATACGGACTGACGGAAGCCTCACCGGTTACTCATACAAACAGGCGGGACCGTTATAAATTTTCCACGGTGGGGAAACCAATCCACAACGTGGAACATACATTAACAGAAGAGGGGGAAATCCTGGTGAAAGGTCCCAACGTGATGCAGGGCTATTACAAGGATCCCCGGGCAACGGCTGAAATGATCGATGAGGAGGGGTGGCTTCATACGGGAGATATTGGAGAAATTGATCTGGACGGCTATTTGAAAATCACGGACCGGATTAAAAATATTATTGTCACATCCGGGGGAAAAAATATTGCACCGTCAATCCTTGAAACGGAATTGATGAAATCCGCTTATATTGAACAGATTGTCATCATTGGAGACAAAAGAAATTATCTGACGGCATTGATTGTTCCCAAATACGACCAGATGGAAGCTTTGGCTCAGGAGTACAACATCCATTATGATTCCTACCGGGAATTGATCAATCACTATAAAATAGTCAACACGGTTCATGAGGATGTTCAAAGGATACAGCAGAAATTCGCCCGTTATGAACAGATTAAGAAAATTGCCCTTCTTCCCGAACCTTTTTCAATTGAAAAAGGGGAAGTAACACCTTCTCGCAAGATTAAGCGCAATGTTGTTGAAAATCATTACCGTGAAATTATCGATACACTTTATCATTAA